TTGAATGTATAGTGTTTATAGAATATTTTGTGCATCCCTGTTCTTTAATTTGATTCACTTTTTGTGATTCGATAAAAAGGTAATAGCTCTGTTGGTCACTTTTTAATATTCTCCATTTTTATCAAAGCTATATAAAAGAATCAACTTTTGTCACTTGATCACCCATTTCATATGTttgattgtatctctctctctctctctcctctctctctctctctctctctctctctctctctctctccctttatatatatatatatatatatatatatatatatatatatatatatatatatatatatatgtatatatatatatatatatatatatatatatatatatatatatacatatatatatgtatatatatatatatatatatatatatatttatacatatatatatatatatatatatatatataaacatatacatttgtgtatacatatatatatatatatatatatatatatatatatatatatatatatatatatatatacatattatgtatatcatacatatatatatatatatatatatatatagatttatatgtttatatatacatatatatatatatatatatatatatatatatatatatatatatatatatatatatatacatatatatataaatttatatatgtatatgttatatatatatatatatatatatatatatatataaatatatacatttgtatatatatatatatatatatatatatatatatatatatatatatatacatattatgtatatcatatatatatatatatatatatatatatatatatatatatatatatatatatatatatatatatatatatacatatatatatatatatatatatatttatatgtttatatatacatatatatatatatatatatatatatatatatatatatatatatataaatttatatatatagtatatatatatatatatatatatatatatatatagtatatatatatatatatatatatatatatatatatatatatatatacatgaatatcatTAATTAATCACTCTTATAGTCGGTTAATTGGAGTAAATACAAAAGATGGCTTCTTTTAAGGTTTGCTCCTAAGATGAATCAAGTGAAATCACGTCAGGATGCTTTATCAAATGTATTAACCTGAAGGGAAACGCACCATTAACTCGCACATTTAATTTATGATATCTACAAATGAAACCCTCTTTCCTTTCATTTGCATCACCGGCTGCCATGACGATTTTGCGTCAAGGGATATCACGCAAAAGGTATTACCCTAGAACGGTAACCCTCCATTTCCGTAACATGAAAGGTAACCCCTGGGTGAATTTCACccggtaattaaataattaaaataaaatacttatcctgaaaatcttgttatttggaacacatacgaatgaaataaaactccttctctcttattgaggctattataaatgaaatcctcctgtaaatcatatttttatttttttttcaaaaatacagaaaaaaatagacttttcttggagtactttactaattaaattgacaaaaaaaaaaatgatttccgaattttgttttttgttggtgtagAACTCTCTACTGTCATGGGACTACGTACTGGCTGAATCCCATCTCCCAAGCTCGTATATAATCTGTATGGGAGACagacaaaaaatggtaaatttttcagtacataccaaattaatttttttctattcaacacttgcagtatggcaaattatgcttcaaatgactcaaagtacatcaatgaaacacatacagtactatatatacactcacctgttAGATACAGTCACCACAGACTGGATACAGATGCCGAGGACACATCGGCTTGACGCACTTGTTGCATCTGTGACGCGTCTTCCTATCGGACTTGACCGGGCACTCACAACAGCGCACCAATGCACCGCTGCTGGCTGAGAAAGATGTCCCTGGTGATCCTGCAGCACTGCCTGGTGATGGTACATTGCAGACAGTGGTGATCAAGGACTGCAAGGATCGGGGCAAGGGTAAATCCAGCCGTGACATGGCCCATGGGGTGATTAGGGCCTTCCCGAGCTGCAGCATGAATTTCTGGCGTGATATGGCTTTTCTGTTGCCccctctttccatattctccttgtaTAAAATGTAAGAGTTTACATTGGCAGCATTCACCATTCCATAAAAAATACAGAGTGGCCAACGTCTTGTTTTGCGCGAACAGGAATTCCCAGAACACATCTGGTCAAACGTATCAACGCCTCCTTTTGTTGAATTGTAGAATTCAATGATCTCCGGTTTTCCTTTATTGCCAATGTTGGGCTGAGTGTGCTGAGATGACAGGAGCAACACTAGTTTCTTTGTTGTCTTGGATGTATCGGACACATATGACACCAGAGTCATTTCCTTTGTGTACAGGAAGGCACTTGATCCACGCTCTCTTGTAGCTTTGTCCGTCATCTCCTTCGGTATCTCCTTCTTGTTGGCGCGCACTGTGCCAACAAGAGTCATGCCACAGTTATTTAGGAGATCTGATACCAGGGGAACAGAGGTAAACCAGTTGTCAGTTGTGACGTTCCTGTGTGTTCCATGGTAAGGCCTCGTTAGCTCTCGGGTAAACTGATGGCCGAGTGTAAGGCCGCCCTTTGGTTGAGTCCCCTGCTTCCCCAAGTATGGGATGCCACCAACCAAGTACTTGGACTTGCTATCATTGATGAGAACGAGCTTGATTCCATACTTGGCCGGCTTGTTGGGAATGTACATACGGAAGGGGCAGCGGCCCCTGAATCCCAGTAGCTGCTCATCAACAGTGAGGTTTTCATGGGGGACATATAGTTTGCCACATCTCTCAATAAAAATGTCCCATATTTCCCTCACAGCAGCAAACTTGTCAACCTCTCGCCGAACCTGTCGCGTTTGTGGGTCGTCAAATCTTAGACACCGAATAAGGAACCTGAACCGAGCCTCGGACATTGCCACACGGTATAGACCACAACCTGTATCCACGCTCCACATTTCACTGGTGGGGATGTGTTCATCGCACTTCTGGGCACTGATGATAAGTACACCCAGCAATGCTTTGACTTCTAATGGCACAGTGGGAGCAAAAGTGGCTGATCTTCTTTTATAGTTGGAGTCAAATGTATCAATGGCCTTGTTAGTCCACGTCACAATCACTTGGATGAGATCATCATTGAAAAATAAACTGAAAGCTTCCTCTGGTGACACTGCATTCCTTGCCGCCCCTGGAGTTGGGCCAGGAGTAAAGGCGCTCACGATGTTCCTTGTGGGAGTCCTTACGTTACTTGGGGTCTGCGGCCGACAACTCCACCTAAACTTTCTAGGGGTGGCAATCGTTGTAGTCTTGAATGTGACGATGGGCGGAATATCACGCTGGCGCCTTCTTCCCCTATCAGTGGCAGCAGGAGTAACTGAGGTAGAAGCGATAGGTGTGGGGACGTCGGTAGGAATTGGGGATAGAGAACGGTCAACAGAGGTACGACGGGGGCGTTTGACTGGTGTAGAGGCtaccctttttcctcttttcttcttcatgCTCATCATCACGTCATCTTCTTCCTCATCAGAACTCTCATCTCCTGGTTCAGGTAAATATTCTTGGTTTTCATCACTATCATATAACAGGTCACATTCAagttcatcaatttcatcattatcactttcaGAACCACTATCTTCACAAATTTCTGAGAGAGCCCCAGTTGTGTTCATAAGTTCAGACAGTTCTTCATTTGTGTATGCCTTTCTGCTGGCCATGGCTTATTCTTTATAATTCActcacttttattcactaaatcttgcctgaaaagaaaaaaaatattatgcaagggtttacaaaataatatgtcacattcaagttcatcaatttcatcattatcactttcacaacCACTTCTATCTGCACAAATTTCTGAGAGAGCCCCAGTTGTGTTCATAAGTTCAGACAGTTCTtcatctgtgtatgcctttttctttataattcactcacttttattcactaaatcttgcctgaaaagaaataaaatattatgcaagggtttacaaaataatatgtcacattcaagttcatcaatttcatcattatcactttcacaacCACTTCTATCTGCACAAATTACTGAGAGAGCCCCAGTTGTGTTCATAAGTTCAGACAGTTCTtcatctgtgtatgcctttttctttataattcactcacttttattcactaaatcttgcctgaaaagaaaaaaaatattatgcaagggtttacaaaataatatgtcacattcaagttcatcaatttcatcattatcactttcacaacCATTTCTATCTGCACAAATTACTGAGAGAGCCCCAGTTGTGTTCATAAGTTCAGACAGTTCTTCATCTGTGTAtgcttttttctttataattcactcacttttattcactaaatcttgcctgaaaagaaaaaaaaatattaggcaagggtttacaaaataatacaataatagtaacactgggagaattccacccgtatgtacaacatacgggcacagtaaccctgggagaaattctcccgaaatgcgttctagccaaaaaaccagccgagagcgcgggaccacacacccttcaccaaccaagtcagataaggcactgaaggtactgagccactggagtccctcccccaaccccttggGGGGGTACTACGTCATTGCCAGATTCAGTTGGGTGAATATCTCCCCAGGTTACCATTCTAGGGTGTTCTGTGTTTGATGTATTGAGCCACCCTTCAGATTTCTCTTGCTAAAGTTGTTATGAAGGGAAATTGATACAgagttttatatcaattattttatcATCAATAGAGAAAGGATAGTTCGTCAATATTCTTTTACAACTTGATTCGAAGAGAatattgattattttcattttaaattattcAACGCTTTTTTTTCATAACTGAAAGCTCACAGTCTATATATTCAGGTCGGCTCCTGAAATGTGGATAGTTCCGGTAATCTAAAATTATCTATGGATGCCATTCTTATAGACCTGACTAGTACTAGTACTGTCATCGATATATTTTTGAATAACATTTGTTAGGCCTGTTTCAGATCTAGCAGAGTTTAAGCAAATTCCaatcatatatgtagatataagtaATTTACATACCATTGTGTTTCCGGTCTCACTGTGACTACGTATGTCCTTAGTTAATCTATTTCTGACAATCTCGTTCCttctagagatatatatatgtattaagaatGCAAAAAAACACCACATAggctaacacatacacacatttttatatatatttatatatgtatatatatatgcatatatatgtatatatatatataaatatatatatatatatatatgtatatatatatacatatatatatatatatatatatatatatatatatatatatgcatatatttatatatatatatatatatatatatatatatatatatatatatatatatatatatatatatatatatatgcatatatacatatatatatatatatatatatatatatatatatatatatatatatatatatatatatatacagtatatagatatatgtatatatatatatatatatatatatatatatatatatatatatatatatatatatatactgtatatatttatatatatatatatatatatatatatatatatatatatatatatatatatatatatatatatatatatatgtgtgtgtgtgtat
The nucleotide sequence above comes from Palaemon carinicauda isolate YSFRI2023 chromosome 2, ASM3689809v2, whole genome shotgun sequence. Encoded proteins:
- the LOC137622325 gene encoding piggyBac transposable element-derived protein 4-like gives rise to the protein MASRKAYTNEELSELMNTTGALSEICEDSGSESDNDEIDELECDLLYDSDENQEYLPEPGDESSDEEEDDVMMSMKKKRGKRVASTPVKRPRRTSVDRSLSPIPTDVPTPIASTSVTPAATDRGRRRQRDIPPIVTFKTTTIATPRKFRWSCRPQTPSNVRTPTRNIVSAFTPGPTPGAARNAVSPEEAFSLFFNDDLIQVIVTWTNKAIDTFDSNYKRRSATFAPTVPLEVKALLGVLIISAQKCDEHIPTSEMWSVDTGCGLYRVAMSEARFRFLIRCLRFDDPQTRQVRREVDKFAAVREIWDIFIERCGKLYVPHENLTVDEQLLGFRGRCPFRMYIPNKPAKYGIKLVLINDSKSKYLVGGIPYLGKQGTQPKGGLTLGHQFTRELTRPYHGTHRNVTTDNWFTSVPLVSDLLNNCGMTLVGTVRANKKEIPKEMTDKATRERGSSAFLYTKEMTLVSYVSDTSKTTKKLVLLLSSQHTQPNIGNKGKPEIIEFYNSTKGGVDTFDQMCSGNSCSRKTRRWPLCIFYGMVNAANVNSYILYKENMERGGNRKAISRQKFMLQLGKALITPWAMSRLDLPLPRSLQSLITTVCNVPSPGSAAGSPGTSFSASSGALVRCCECPVKSDRKTRHRCNKCVKPMCPRHLYPVCGDCI